The sequence CATTATCAATAAGTATTTGTATTACTTCTTTAAACATACGGGAATGAACAGCATGCTTTAAAGGTGTTAATCCATTGTTATCAACTACATTCACATCAGCTCCATATTCTATGAGTTTAATAATAACATCCATATCACACTCATACATTATAGCATAAATTAGAGGTGAATATCCTTTGTTATCTGCCGCATTAATGTCGGCTCCATtatgtatgatattaaaaataatatttttgttcatatttaactctattgcaaacattaaaaatgttttaccatattcatttttcttatcattgtttccattttgaataatttctgcAATAAATTTATCATTGCTTTTCTTCACAACTTCTACATCGAACCAAAAATGATCataccaattatttattttactaaaatcagcaccttttttaataagtaaattaattacatcttGATCATTATGATATATAACAGCATAAAGTAAAATTGTTCTGCAAGATTTATCTACTGCATTCACATCGGCTCCTGCATTAATCAATCCACCAATAATTTCATTACTGTTATTCTTAATTGCATACATTAAAGGTGTAACTCCAACAAAAtcacatttattaacatttgcacctatatttatcaatttattgattatttctaccgtataattgttatttattgcatatactaAAGGTGTTAATCCATATCTATCAATCGCATTAACATCTGCACCGTTATCAATAAGTGCTGATATAATTTCCTTATCTCTATTAAGCTTTAAAGCTATTAATAATGCTTTATCATTTACATCAAGGTTAAGGTATCTCATTTCATTAACGTTTACACCATTATTAATGATTTCTGTAATACAATCAACACAACTATTATGATTCAGTGCCAAATATAAAAGacgattacatattttattcattgtgttTATAGTgaattgattataatttagtacatgtaaaaactgtttaattctaCTTGTTTTAGACACTACATTAGTTAGGAAGGTATCACAAATAGCTTCCTGAGCTTTCATCAATGTATAATCCTCTCTTTATAAGTTCCAACCACAAATCTTCATCTGCATTCAGTGGAAATTTCATGAAAGGTTTTTCCCCGGAATAATTCTGACCATTGGTATCTGCACCTGAATCTATCAACAATTTAATCACTTCGATATCACCGctacaaaaattacttactgcTATATGTAATATTGAGTTTCCTAAACGGtcacatatttcattaacatttgcccccatttctaatatttcttttatgaaattaacatcTCTTTTACTCTTTATAGATTGTAATAATGGTGAAACATGTCTTACATCTGTATGATTAATATTTCCACCTCTATCAATCAATCGTTGTATCATTTTGATATCCATACCAAGCCTTATAGCAGCAGTAATAATTGATGGTAAATTATTGgtaatgtcaaaaatatttttaacatcaaaataatctaataaaattatcaacatttctttactttttgtcttataaaataaataatataatttaaaatttgtcattatcATTTTGATTTCATTCGTATTCCTTTCCaatatttcaacaactttaacgACATCGTCATAAACGATTACTTTAACAATATTATCGTAACAGTTTGTTATGTTATATTTTGAAGGACCTGGAAACATCTTTAATATTCTTTCGAAAACTTTTGAAACTTCTTTACTTCTGATTTGATTTTACTAAAGATTTTTcaatctaaaaaatgaaattaaaaatatttataattcaaatttattctatgtacgatttaaaactaaaaattgtttattataaaatatttcatttttttctccaaGTATATGCAAAAAATCCcactgttacaattaaaatataacaatagaatAAGTAATGTTAGATAATACAACGTAAATCAttcatattgttaaatattttttgaaagtaaataaacagaatataaatttattattattatcaaatcagTGCAATGTTGATCACAAAAGTATGATGATGACTAATAGAGCACCAAATACCCCGGGAAAAATAAACATAGTAATTATTACatcttatattattgtatttctatatATGCTGCATCACATGAACTTTTGTGGAGTCTCCTAAGGTTGGAcaactaaatttcttcataatatttgtaACACACTGTTGATACATTATTAGTAATCAACATATCGATGGCATGAGTGAAGTGTAGGACATATTCAATTCTGTACAAGGTTTCCAATCATTCCGTCTTAGCAAGTGCTTTTTTATTGTGTGGGCTATTAAGGACTTTACGTGGATCTAAATCACTTAAAGTTAAACCATCCAAGCTTCTGACTTAGAGCAATATAAACTTGTCCTTTTGCAAATACTTTTTTACCTAAATCTACTACAGCTCCATTTCATGTTGTACCTTGCAATTTGTGCACTGCTGCAgccaaacttaaaattaaaggtagcATACGTCTTTCTACAGCTCCGTACCATTTAGTAGCTTCAAACATTGTACTTAACTACTGTAATAGGTACAAAACCATCTTTATCTTTCGTTTTTTTACTTATTGGTTCGTCATTGAATTTATTAACATAGCTTTTGGTAACTCACCCCTTTCCAGTTGGTCCCTTCGTACGGCAGGCCatttgaattatttcaaaattcccATAGAGCTGCTAAGTAAACCACCAGAACTTAATATATTACACTGTAACATAACTTATGAACGCTCTGTACTTGTACGTTATACAACAGGTCACCACAATTATTTATGTCTATCGGAATAACATTCCCAGGGGAGTTTTCCCAATTACAGCTTCTTGTGATTCATCAATAGCATTTTAATCAgacatagaaaattataaaataaaattgaaccgACATCAAAGTACACTAgaatgaagaagaaattttattcaaatacttaattaattccttaaatacttttttgaactGGGGTCAAAATATATGATCATACTTATGTGGTACTTCAATGGACTTATAAATTGATGGACctgtatatgaaaatatataataatcacaaACAGAAAAGTAGACTTCTTACTTTTTAGCAGATTTTAATAGcgattccaatttttaaaaataattgttttcacaTTATAACTACATTAACAACCAATGCCAGGGAAGTATAAAAACCttgttgttactttttttatttataattacatttaataaaattggacAAGGATATGCTTAATTTTCTAGACTGAACATTTACAGTAATGGGTTTGAAaatcaaaccaacatacttgccatttatagatctagaaaaggcattcgataacgtagactggaatgaaatgttcagcatttaaaaaaaattatggttcaaatacagagatagaagaacaattgctaacatgtacaggaaccaaacagcaacagtaataattgaagaacataagaaagaagccgtaataagaaagggagtctgacaaggatttTTCCTAtacccgttacattttaatctttacatgaaactagcagttaatgatgttaaagaaaaatttagattcggagtaacagtacaaggtgaaaagataaagatgctacgatttgctgatgatatagtaattctagccgagagtaaaaaggatttaggtgaaaagataaagatgctacgatttgctgatgatatagtaattctagccgagagtaaaaaggatttaggtgaaaagataaagatgctatgatttgctgatgatatagtaattctagctgagagtaaaaaggatttagaagaaacaatgaatggcatagatgaagtcctacgcaagaactatggcatgaaaataaacaagtacaaaacaaaagtaatgaaatgtattagaaataacaaagatggaccaatgaatgtgaaaataggaggagaaaagattatggaggtagaagaattttgttatttgggaagtagaattactaaagatggacgaagcaggagtgatataaaatgccgaatagcacaagcgaaacgagccttcagtcacaaatattatttgtttacatcaaaaattaatttaaatgtcaggaaaaaatttttgaaagcataggtttggagtgtcgttttatatggaagtaaagcttggacaatcgaagtatctgagaagaaaagattagaagcttttgaaatctggtgctataggagaatgttaaaaatcaaatgggtggataaagtgacaaatgaagaggtgttgcggcaaatagatgatgaaagaagcatttggaaaaatatagttaaaagaagagacagacttataggccacatactaaggcatcctggaatagtcgctttaatattggaaggacaggtagaaggaaaaaattgtgtaggcaggccacgtttggaatatgtaaaacaaattgttagggatgtaggtggtatattgaaatgaaacgactagcactagattggagagttgcatcaaaccagtcaaatgactgaagacaaaaaaaagggtaataatttaaataacattaaaatggatattaaaaataactacaagcAACCAATTTATCCTAAAGgaaattcaaaaatatcataCTTAGATGTTCAGATAGCATTACTAAATTATTGCACTGATAAATAGTTATTTACTTTCCTTAATAGCATAATAGTTATTGTATGTCTGTTTCCACCATGTGGTGCCAGTTCagaatatgcaataaatacattttaaaaaatatataaatatatgaaattatgttAAGTTTATATAAGATAACTGCATTACTTatttcaaataacataaatttagtaaaaaacgaatataataacagtgaattaaaatttttaacttttggccTTTTGGATCAGCTGGTCTTGGTTCGATCCCCTTTATAATCTAACACTTTTCATCTATCATTTTCCTCAATAACATACATGTCATCATGTCTgaggttgtaatttaaaaaaaaaaacaaattacggtATATTTACAATTCAATCAACTTAAGAAGTGTGGCCAAGATCACTCAATGTTGCCTCAATACTCGTGTGACTAATGATTGCCGTCTATTGAgcttttacatcaattttctattCAAACACAATATCCTCACATCACCCTTGATAATTTGGTTATCTATTCAtgcatatctatatatatatatatatgcagtacaACATTAAAGATGGTCCACTCATATATTTGATGAGACCATACCCTGGACAACAGTTTAACGACAGTGTTAagcatacatttaattattatcagaaGAGTTGTTGAAAATGGTTTTGCAATACTTACtcatttatatttcagaatataTAACCACCAactttaatcaaaatcaaaaaatgtgGACAATATAGTTTTGGCAATTTCTGTTATACAGGTGTGTGCAAAAGTAGATCATTATTATGATCtacagtattaatatatatatatatatatatatatatatatatatatctgttactGTTCTATTCTTTTGTTCTGTTacggttattttcttttcttttcagagcACCATTGCTTAAATCATGGCTAGTAATTTACCAAGGACCAATGTAAGTGGATAATCAAACAATACTGGAAGACAGAGAGTGCTGAACAGGTTCAACAGAAAAGCACAGTTGAATTCAATACACCTCCACCAAGTAGACCATTAATTTACAGATGTGCGATAAATTTGATAGAACTGGGTCCATCTGTAATATGTCAAAGAGTGGCCGGAAAATGAAATGTTAGTTACTTAAGCATTTACTCAAAgcccaacaaaaaacaaaaagagagcTTCTGTTGAGTTAGACATTTCCCATAGATCTCTTTTTCATCTAATGCAACATTTAGGTTTGAAAATTTATCAACCAAGATTACTTCATGGATTAACAATCCATGCTGGAGGATGATCCAGATTGCCGTTTACAATTTTCTGCAAGATACTTTTAAATGAAGAAAGACAAGGTGATGTCATCATTCGAAAAATTTGTTGGTCTGATGAAGCAAATTTTAATCTGTAAGGTGCTGTTAGTAGTAATAACTATGACTATTACTCAACAGATAACCCCCATGTAATGATTGAAAAACAATTGAATCAACCTGGGGTTACAGTTTGGGCGTGCCTTTGATGTGAAGGGGTCATTGGGCCTGTTTTTTTTCATACAACTATTACCCATGACGTCATTTTTAACATGCTGAGGGATATTGGTATTCCACAATTACAGTTACAGCAGGATAATGAAGAGTTCTCTTTCTAACAAGATGGAGCTCCTCCCTGCAATGCTCTAACAGTGCGTGGGTTTCATGTTCATGACAAGTAATAACCCTACAGGTGGATAGGTCAACACGAGCCACTTGAATGGCTACCACTATCATCAGACCTTAGTTCAAAGGACTTTTTTTTGgggtgataacaaaaaaaaaacaacactgttGATGATGAATTACGTATCTTTTCAGCTGCCAACCATTACAAGCATTGCCAATATCCATTTTCTTTGGTAATGGGGTTCCATGTTTTAGATTTTCTAGCGAGATCTTTCAATACATTCATCGCAAACATTTGCAAGGCTTCTTTGAAAATGTCTACACTGCTATGCAGAAAATGCATCTTTAAAGACTTATTGCACGTCATATTTCTATATGCCTCAATCATATTCTAAATTATCTCCTTGTAATTAGGTGCTTTGTGTTATCCAAGAAAGTTATTAACAACAGATTTGAATGTTTTCCAAGCTTCCCATTCTGTTCCCTGAAGCAACGCATCAAAATGTATGTCTTTCATTAGATCTCGTATCTGGGGCCCAATGGAGATTACATTCCTTGATTTTgatatcactaattttaggaatcTCCCACAGGTACTGGAATCCCTTTTGCTTTTGATTCATGatcttcatataatttttcatcaaaccaaGTATGATATGTAGCAGAGGCACGTGTGTTTTATGTGGATGTGCAAATGGTTCATGTAAAATGTTCTTTGTTCCAGGTACAAAGTATTCATACATAAACCATTCTTTCACAGTGTAATGTAACGTTTTTTTGTCCTGCTATCAACCTCACATAGGAAACACTTATGCCTTGTATAACCAAACTGCATTCTGGCAAGCAGTGCTATAACTTTTAAGTCACCACATATCTTCCATCAGCAAGTACTATAAATCACAAAATCAAGTAAATGTTTTTCATCGTCCCTTACAACTCCATCATATTTATAGCATAGAAATCAGGGTACAATTGGAAACAGATTTCATGTATAAAGTAGAATTCCTTTCAAAATTGCCTTGGAAGCATCGATAAACAGTCGCCATTGTTCTGGTTTATGTTCACTTCTCAGATATTTCATAACTCCATCAATGTCTGTGGAAAAGGCCATATTATCCTTTGAAGAAACGAacagtagtaaatatttttcacaattgtgGTAAACAGATGTTTTGACGCCATTAAAAACAGATAGTAGATGCCATTACTGTTGTCTGGAAGCTAGGAGCTCTGCTTTCTTTCAGTCCATCTGAGACATTAGGTGGGTGGCAAATAGTTGCTCAGTATTTTCAGTAATCTGTTTGTAAATTATCTGATCCTTCACTTTTAAGATTATCTTCAGTCGGCCTTTTTGGAATAGGTATTGACCTTTTCATCAGGTGATACAGGTCTCAAAGCTGATGAAATATTGGAgtatgtgatttttttgttttagatgtaCGATCAGCAACCTGTGTGAGACAAAAGTAACACTCTGAAATGTGATCATTGGGTTGCTTCCAAATCAGAGGCACAGTAAAAGGCATTCTTTTCAGCTTCTTTTTCCATCAAGCCAAGCTAGGTCAATTGCAGAAGTTGAACACACATGTGGAGCCCATGGTAAGTCTTTGTCACTAACTGGACTgccaaaattaagtttataacctttcttaattaatgaagttattgtcctcctaaattttcaacaaatataacaaaaaatattactgttactcGCATACTTTTGAGAAGACATGTTGAAACATTCAGCAGATATATTTACAGTTGATGTTGTTATTCTTATCTATCACTCTAGATGATtatgaaaattagtaataatgaagattaattattaccgatattgctttttattatttattttcattttctgaagcaTCAGTGTGCCCTACAGGTatgaattacaacaaaaaacctataaaaaagtatttcttgaaaattgaGGGTGAATAGAATTTAAGGATTTTTACCATTTAgcagttacattttaattatttcagtgacAGTATTTCAGGAAGCAAAATCATTGTTCTACAGTGCTATCGATAGGAAAAATAGGTCAAGATAAAGTTGGTTAATAaacacaacattttatttaaaataataatcgtttTTACTAATTAAGAGTCCTAACAAACTTCTagtagttgtaaaaataattttagttacaagtgaatataaaaatatattttattaataataacaatattaagacattttctttaaatagcaTTATCAATCTATTTTACACACAAAATTACAAGAGGATATTTACTTTTATGGCCACTAAAGTagatatttcttatttaacaaataatttaataatgtttcagaAAGTTAAGCAAAACAAACCATTAATTGTACGGGTTTTACTAAAGTTTAGCTACATTGAAGTAGTAGTATCTTGTTGTTCCTCTGAAATcaatatctacaataaaaaataaaataaatcaacaatatcAGTTGTTACCCAAATTGTAATCATAAcataacagaataattatttcaaataaaatctaaaatgaagcaagcaataaattaacaatttgtttattatataaatatttagtaataaaatacataatgtcataattaagaaaaacacatTCACATAATTGATCAGAATGTTCAACACTACAATTATTCAAATCAGCTTCATATTGGTTAGGGTTATACGATTTAATAGttctatttgatataattaaactctctaaagcatttattaattgccttttacttaaatcgatcttacatttctttaatttcataataattatatcacaATAAATTGGAAATAGTTGTTTAATTTGCTCAtcgttataaacacaaaaattatcagattctGATATTGGATTCATCtcatatttagataatttacaacaaaatttataaaatgataaattatctacTATGTTTATAGATTGCATCTTTATTAATTcagcattacaaaatatataaaattagtatattgtaattttacttcagtGTATCTATCCAACTCTTAAGGAAGaactaaaagtaaatgttttataaatgatttagctGCATCATGAGGAAAGCCACCAGTATCTAAAAATACTTGGTGGCATGTTGTTTCTCCATCATTATTTCTTGCAGTAACATCAGCATTACCACATCTAATTAATGCATTTATAAGTTCGGGACAGTTAGTGTAATGAAGTAGTGTATTCGATTCACAATCAaccaattttgcaaaaaaacgtttttctaaaactgtttttatcattttaactgatgtttttttatgtatatccaTAAATAATGATCTATAGAAATCGAAATAGTTTATATCtaagacaatacaataaaatattttttcagcataAATCAATTGACGACTtgaaaaaatatcgaaaattagttggaaaattagtttattatctttctttactAAATCTGAATGATCAAAGATAAGCAAAATGGCAAGTTCAACATGACGAGAATATAATCGAGATAAAAATGATGTATGAAATACATCATCATTCTCATTAGTATCTTCTTTAACAtataaaagttcaattaaaatcttaatatctgaaaaattattacaaacaaaaattaaagatgtttGACGAAGTATTGTCCGATTTTTATGAACACTCGCTCCACTATCTAATAGTAAAACCAGAATATCGTCATTATCATTGTCCCTTTGAAATGCATGGCATAAAGCTGTACGACCATCTTTATCTAAAGCATCTATATAGGCaccattttcaattaatgtagacataatttctgttttaatactttttttaccatACTGAACAtgtttatcaaataatatgaCATACATTATTGGCGTTATACATCAGCACCTTTCTGAATCACAAAACTCACAtgctctttattattattaacattttttaatatatacaataaaagtgtattattattttcattatgaatgTTTATATTCACACCATTATCAATAAGTATTTGTATTACTTCTTTAAACATACGGGAATGAACAGCATGCTTTAAAGGTGTTAATCCATTGTTATCAACTACATTCACATCAGCTCCATATTCTATGAGTTTAATAATAACATCCATATCACACTCATACATTATAGCATAAATTAGAGGTGAATATCCTTTGTTATCTGCCGCATTAATGTCGGCTCCATtatgtatgatattaaaaataatatttttgttcatgtttAACTCTAttgcaaacattaaaaatgttttaccatattcatttttcttatcattgtttccattttgaataatttctgcAATAAATTTATGATTGCTTTTCTTCACAACTTCCACAATGATCAAAAATTATCATACTTaccatttattttacttaaatcagctccttttgtaataagtaaattaaagacgtcttgattattacaaaatataacagcATACTGTAAAATTGTTCTTCCAGATTTATCTACTGCATTTACATCGGCTCCAGCATTAATCAATCCACCAATAATTTCATTACTGTTATTCTTAATTGCATACATTAAAGGTGTAACTCCATCACAATCACACTTATTGACATCTGCAcctaaattaatcaatttattgattatttctactttataattgttatttattgcatatactaTACGTAATTCGTGTCCATCAATCGCATTAACATCTGCACCGTTATCAATAAGTGCTGATATAATTTCCTTATCTCTATTAAGCTTTAAAGCTATTAATAATGCTTTATCATTTACATCAAGGATAAGGTATCTCATTTCATTAacgtttacaatattattaatgatttctgTAATACAATCAACACAACTATTTTGATTCAGTGCCAAACATAGAAGacgattacatattttatttattgtgtttatagtgaattgattataatttagtACATGTAAGAACTGTTTAATTCTACTTGTTTTTGACACTACATTAGTTAGGAAGGTATCACTTAACAAAT comes from Lycorma delicatula isolate Av1 chromosome 3, ASM4794821v1, whole genome shotgun sequence and encodes:
- the LOC142321092 gene encoding uncharacterized protein LOC142321092, with amino-acid sequence MKEILEMGADVNEICDRLGNTILHIAVSNFCSGDIEVIKLLIDSGADVNPQNYSGETPFMKFPLNADEDLWLELIKRGLYIDESSGSYLLSDTFLTNVVSKTSRIKQFLHVLNYNQFTINTINKICNRLLCLALNQNSCVDCITEIINNIVNVNEMRYLILDVNDKALLIALKLNRDKEIISALIDNGADVNAIDGHELRIVYAINNNYKVEIINKLINLGADVNKCDCDGVTPLMYAIKNNSNEIIGGLINAGADVNAVDKSGRTILQYAVIFCNNQDVFNLLITKGADLSKINGKYDNF
- the LOC142321314 gene encoding uncharacterized protein LOC142321314; this encodes MYECDMDVIIKLIEYGADVNVVDNNGLTPLKHAVHSRMFKEVIQILIDNEDTNENDDVFHTSFLSRLYSRHVELAILLIFDHSDLTKSKEMLIILLDYFDVKNIFDITNNLPSIITAAIRLGMDIKMIQRLIDRGGNINHTDVRHVSPLLQSIKSKRDVNFIKEILEMGANVNEICDRLGNSILHIAVSNFCSGDIEVIKLLIDSGADTNGQNYSGEKPFMKFPLNADEDLWLELIKRGLYIDESSGSYLIKQFLHVLNYNQFTINTMNKICNRLLYLALNHNSCVDCITEIINNGVNVNEMRYLNLDVNDKALLIALKLNRDKEIISALIDNGADVNAIDRYGLTPLVYAINNNYTVEIINKLINIGANVNKCDFVGVTPLMYAIKNNSNEIIGGLINAGADVNAVDKSCRTILLYAVIYHNDQDILISEEQQDTTISM